The genomic region TCCTTCGCAATAATATTTTCCCATCCAAATGTAGAATCCAAGGAATAAAATGGATATAAGGATTAGGAAGGGAAATATAAGGAAGGATAAATCCCTTTTTTTCTTTGCCATTATAGATATAGTTTTTAGCTTCTTACTTTATCTCAACCTTTGCTCCAACAGCTTCTAATTTCTTCTTTATCTCGTCTCCTTCTTCTTTTGTTACGCCTTTCTTTACTTCACATGGAGCGCTTTCTACTAATTCTTTTGCTTCTTTAAGACCTAAGGGCAGAATTGTTCTAATTTCTTTTATTACCTGAATTTTGTTGTCGCCAAAGCTTGATAAGAAAACATCAAATGCTGTTTTTTCTTCCTGCTCTTGTGATACAGGAGCTGCACCGCCTGTTATTTGTCCAACCATCATTGGAGCAGATGCTTTTACCCCAAATT from bacterium harbors:
- the rplL gene encoding 50S ribosomal protein L7/L12, with product MKKEEIISAIEGMSVLELANLVKELEEKFGVKASAPMMVGQITGGAAPVSQEQEEKTAFDVFLSSFGDNKIQVIKEIRTILPLGLKEAKELVESAPCEVKKGVTKEEGDEIKKKLEAVGAKVEIK